In Erigeron canadensis isolate Cc75 chromosome 6, C_canadensis_v1, whole genome shotgun sequence, the following are encoded in one genomic region:
- the LOC122603167 gene encoding caffeic acid 3-O-methyltransferase → MAGSEANKKQEEEAFLFAMQLASASVLPMVLKSAIELDLLETIAKAGEGAYVSPSELAAQLPSKANPEAPVMLDRICRLLASYSVLTCTLKDGEERLYGLAPVCKYLVKNQDGVSMAPLLLMNQDKILMESWYHLKDAVLDGGIPFNKAYGMTAFEYHGKDPRFNKVFNSGMFNHSTMTMKKILDIYDGFDSLNTLVDVGGGTGASLSMIVAKHPSVKGINFDLPHVIEDATTIPGIQHVGGDMFESVPKGDAIFMKWICHDWSDAHCLKFLKNCYKALPDKGKVILAECILPEAPDSSLATQNVVHIDVIMLAHNPGGKERTEKEFEALAKGAGFNGFRKACCALNTWVIEFTK, encoded by the exons ATGGCGGGTTCGGAAGCAAACAAGAAGCAGGAGGAGGAGGCGTTTCTGTTTGCGATGCAACTGGCAAGCGCATCAGTTTTACCAATGGTCTTGAAATCTGCGATCGAGCTTGATCTGTTAGAGACGATTGCCAAAGCAGGGGAGGGTGCGTACGTGTCTCCATCGGAGTTGGCAGCCCAGCTCCCGAGCAAGGCCAACCCTGAAGCCCCCGTGATGCTTGACAGGATCTGCCGTCTACTGGCCAGTTACTCGGTCCTCACATGTACCCTCAAAGACGGTGAAGAACGTCTCTATGGTTTGGCACCCGTATGCAAATACTTGGTCAAGAACCAAGATGGTGTTTCCATGGCACCTCTCTTGCTCATGAATCAGGATAAGATTCTTATGGAGAGTTG GTACCATCTGAAAGATGCGGTGCTAGATGGAGGGATTCCATTCAACAAGGCATATGGGATGACAGCATTTGAGTATCACGGGAAAGATCCAAGATTCAACAAGGTTTTCAACAGTGGTATGTTTAATCACTCCACCATGACCATGAAAAAGATCTTGGATATCTACGATGGTTTCGATAGCCTCAACACTCTGGTTGATGTCGGTGGTGGCACGGGTGCCAGCCTCAGCATGATTGTTGCTAAACACCCTTCCGTCAAGGGCATCAACTTTGATTTGCCTCATGTCATCGAAGATGCAACTACTATTCCTGGGATCCAGCATGTTGGTGGAGATATGTTTGAGAGTGTGCCAAAAGGAGATGCCATTTTCATGAAG TGGATATGTCATGACTGGAGTGATGCGCATTGCCTGAAGTTTCTCAAGAACTGCTACAAGGCATTACCAGACAAGGGTAAAGTGATATTGGCGGAATGCATTCTTCCGGAGGCACCAGACTCGAGCCTAGCAACCCAAAATGTGGTACACATAGACGTCATCATGCTGGCCCACAACCCCGGAGGCAAAGAGAGGACCGAGAAGGAATTCGAGGCCTTAGCCAAGGGTGCTGGTTTCAATGGTTTCCGCAAAGCCTGTTGCGCTCTCAATACATGGGTTATCGAGTTTACCAAATAG